Genomic segment of Drosophila ananassae strain 14024-0371.13 chromosome 2L, ASM1763931v2, whole genome shotgun sequence:
AGCGATATGTGGGCATGAAAACCGTAGAGCTTTTGTTCAACTTTATGGAACTACCGAACACAAAAGAGGAGGATCGTTTGCGGTTCGATTACACGACATTTAAGGAAACATCTGACTGGCACATATTCGAGGAGCTGGACGATCTGGCCCAGTTCGAGTGTCCTAGTATTGCGGAGTTAAACGAGAAGCCCACCAAGGGGAGCTTCCATCACTTGAAATTGCACTTGGAGGAGTTTATGAGCAGCTCAGAGGAAGAGAAACATAACTCCAAAGTAGAAGTTGTTGAGAAACCAGCAGCTGTCAGGAAGGAGAATCTCAAAATGCAGCTGGATTCTGATGATGATGAGCCTGAGGATGAAGATGACGATGATCTGAAGCCTTACAGCATGTCCAACGATATTAGCACCACTTTGGAACAGCGTCCAAAGTTTCTGCTTGATctgctgcatctgctgcgCACCAAGGTCGAGAACTATCAGGTCTTCGAAGGTGCCTTGGGCACGGCGGAGAAACTGATCCGCGGCCAACTGGCCAGGCATGACAGACAACTAGCTCTGGACTTGATGCAGCTATTCATTACCCTCGATATGCAGTTCTATTACGAGAACTTTGAGAACACCCGCTTCCAGTGTTGTGTGGCCATTTGTGTGTCGCATCCCGGGCCTTGTGCCGAGTACTTGTGTCGCCAGTTTCACACGGACAACTCCAGCTATGCGGCGGACGTGCGCATTCTCATCCTTCAAGTGCTCGCTGCCACGGCCAAAGAACTGTCGTCCGGCAATGAGAAGCAGGAACAGGAGCAAATGTCTACGGACTCTCTTGACATAATTCCGCCGGCCGCTAAGCAACCGCGCAAGTTTCAACGGTTGCAGGAAGAGGAGAACCCGGCAGCTCGGTTGGCGGCTGCCCAGCGAATCATCCGAGAGCGGTTGAAGGCCAAGACCAAGAGATACTTTAGCAAACCGTCGGCAACCGAGCGGATGGAACGGGCAAACCCATTCCACCCAGTTGCCGGCACCTTCTTCTTTAGCCTGGTTAGGGGTCAGCGGACCCGGCAGATGCTGTTCGTCAAGTACGAGAACATAGCCCACGACATCGACACCCAGCTACTGGTGAATCTACTGCACACTCTTTCCGTGCTGGTCATGGCTTCCCAAAACTGTCCCCTGCTGCCGGCGATGACCCGTGAGATCTTTGACCTGTGCGCCTTCGTGAGATTCAATGCCGAGGCTCGCGTCCGAGCAGCCACGCTTCAACTGATCGGGATTGCTCTGGTGACCACTCCGGCCCATGTTTTGGGCCACCATTTCGCCGAGTCGCTCAACGAGCTGCAGCGTTGGTTGGAGGATTTCATAAGATCGCCCTTGGTGGGCGGAGAAACATCCGAGGAGTGTCGAGATCTGGCCCAAAATATTCTGGATACCTGCTACAAACTATTCGATGCAGCTGCCATGGAGCAGGCTGGCTAAACTTAGCTATTAAGCCCACAAAGTGGGTCAATTTGTAACCATAAATTGTGTACAAAATATCTTCATTTAGAAGTACTTCACCCACTTTAATATAAATACACACTTAAAACACAGTGTCCTTATACCTAccatatataaaatattgttttgaataGTTTGTACTTCATGAAATTACAATTTATGTATTTAAAGCCCGCCAAAGCATTGTATTGCAGGTATATAcggatttattttatttaaactacTTTCTTCTGTTCATTTGTTTTTCTCCAACTCCTACTGCATATTTGTATTGCAACCACACACACATCGGAtctaattttatattaaaacaaatatatataaatatgtaattAATTATGGTCGATTGAAAAGCATTTCTCAATATTCCGGGCATTGTGCCGCCGCCGCAGCCGCGGAGCCATTaggtaaacaaacaaaacccTAGCAATTCAATAGAAACTGCCACCGCAATAGATGCATATTTGATCTTATTTGTTTACAAGCTAATTGCACCCGACAACTTCATTTGCTACGCCTGAGTTGATCAACATCGCTTCCGAGTAGAGAACACTAACCAACTAGTAGTGCAATCGAAATCATATTCCGACACCCCCTACTAATAATCcagcttttatttaaaagcatATTCTCCAAGTAAAGGCCTCCTAGTAACTTCTactctttttcttttccagaCAATATGCTGCCACCTATCAGCAACAATCTGCTCCAGCCAATGTCTGTCACCagtaacaataacaataataacacaACAAATGGAGCATCAACCACCGCGTCCAGTGTCCAACCGGCCAATGTGGGGGCCACCTGGTCGGGCAACCTGAAGGCCGGAAACCTAAACATCGATCTGGACAACTTGCTAGTGAGCAAGTCGGGCAAATCAGGTGCCCCAGCGCTGTCGATGAATGCCCTTAAGACGCAGAGTCCGGCGAAGAACCCTCTGAATGTGCAGACCACTGGTGGATTCCCGGGACTCTCGCCGATGACTAGTCCGAATGTGTTCGGGGCCCAGCAGAACATTCCACAAAACCAGGCAGCATTTGCGAACTTCGGAGCATTTCAGCAGCAACCACAGCAGCAAAATCATagcaataataacaacaacggCTCGTCGGCATTCGATTTGTTTCAATGATATTGTTTAGCCTAATTAACATTACTCCGATCTACTTCCCGATATTTCCACTCACACATTCACATTTCCACGATCGCTAAACTTATCGTACTATTATTTACGTTTATCTACAACCCCTCCTCCTTTGCTGTATAAAGTTTGCGAAGCGTGCAATTTGTTGCTAAATTAATTGTTAGAAGGCTCCGTTCTCCTCTTTCTTGGatcccaccacccaccacgcATGAACTCCACATCTCCGTCCTGATTGTCCACTCGAAGCTTGGACGCCACCACCAGAAAGGTGATTGGCAGGCCATCAAGCGAACGCAATACTGAGTTAATGAATAATGGTTGTACTGAACGGATACATGTAAGCACAACGCGCGGACGGACGGCTGAGCGATCCATCATTCAAATTGTTAAAATACTACAAATAATGAAATCAAACAATTTTAGCAATAGTTAACGTTACGATGTGTCtgtatataaaaattgtatgtgaaaaatatgaaatataaaagaaGAATTGAAATCAATAATTTGCGAAGTCTTCTTGGGAACAGCCTTTCCGGCCAAGTTTTTGAAGTCCGATTCGAATTGGCCCAAATATTGACTAAAAAGTGTCTCAAAAGTGTCCATTTTAGCCACCCAAGGATCTTAACTTGGCCAACATGGCCTCCCCATCGATTTATTTCAGGAAAAaggccataactttgttgatAATTGTCCGATCGgcgaatgttataccttcccgatcttggaTCTTCGAAAACTATAATTTTCCATCAAAATCTCACCACCTAAAATCGGACcccattttcgaaatttttcaaagtaacatcatgattttggccaaaaatcgagCCAAAATTTTATTCCGCGATTGGGGACTacattttgatgcagattgacggaaGGAATACCCTGATTtgtaaatggtattccttttttaaatccgATACGAATTGGCTTAAATATTGACTAAAAAGTGACTCAAAAGTGTCCATTTTAGCCACCCAAGGATCTTAACTTGGCCAACATGGCCTCCCCATCGATTTATTTCAGGAAAAAGGCCATAACTTTCTTGATAATTGTCCGATCGGCGAGTggtataccttcccgatcttggaTCTTCGAGAACTATGATTTTCCGTCAAAACCTCACCACCTAAAATCGGACccaattttcgaaatttttcaaaggggtaacatcataattttggccaaaaatcgggccaaaattttattccGCGTTGAGGACTacattttgatgcagatcgacggtcCTTAGTTCTCTGATTtgtaaatggtattcctttctTAAATCCGATTCGAATTTGCTTATATATTGACTAAAAGGTGTCTCCAGTTTTCACTTTTTGGTCACTCCATGGTTTTAACGAGGTCAACAAGACCATCCTCAATGATTCTCAGAGACAGTGGCATTTCTTTAGCCCTTCCTTGAAGCCCTATTGACAGAAGGTCTTCATGGAACCCGGTAGTTGTCTTCTAGTTTCTTAGACCCCATGAAACATAGTAAAGAAATAAGCATTTGGGGAAATATACCCTAtagaatttattgaaaataaagttGGATCCATTCGGACATAATGGAAATACAAATTAAGAAGGTAAAACGAAATTGGGAACTTAAAACTACGCAGAATGGAGGCGACTATTACGCTTCCACGGCTTCCTTATTTttgttcttctttttcttcttcttctttggcTCTCCATCGGCGTTTCCGTTGCCGTtttctgcctctgcctctgctgctCCGTTTCCATTGCTGGCTCCATTAGTATCTTCTTCTGCACCgcgcttcttcttctttttcttcttgtCCGACTGAGCAGAAGCGGCAGCTTCCTGACCAACTGCCTCGATGGCCTCCTTCATGACCTCGATATTCTTGCGAGGCACATCGCCGGATTCGTAGAACTTGAGGCGATCTTCCACCTGCTGCTTTAGCGATTCTCCGAACACGCTAGTAGGCTGCTCGAGGAAGCAATCAATACGCGAAGCAATGGAGCACTTGTTGGCCAGGAAACGGGAAATGCGGCCCTTGTTTTTAAGTCCGGCACGGCCAATGAACGACGAGTGATAGATCAAACCGTACTTGGGGGTGTTGGAGCGGGTCTTCAATGCACGGAACAGTGCCTTCTCAGCACCCAAAATTTGTACCGTGGATGCAGGGTACTTGGCCAAATTGGTCAAGCTGCCGGCATGCGAGATGAGGCGGGCACCAACTTGATCGCCAATCAAAGACTGCAGATTGGGCGCCACCAAGTTCATTTTGTTGTGCAAATAGGTGGACAACTTCTTTCGGTACTCGGATAGTTTCACAACTCGCTCAGCAAAGAGCTCAATGTTCATCAGATCAACGATGGAAATATCCATTCCCATTGACATCTTAGCCGCATCAATGATGGCTTGCGCCTTGGCCGAATCCATGACGATCTTTTCGAGCTCATCCAGCTGATCCTGGCTGAGGTTCTTGCGGTCCTTAATGAACTTGGCGGTTTTGGCAAACATGTAGTTGTCGGGCACGATTTTAACCAGTTCCGGGAAGTGGTAAGAGTACCACTCGCGTATGCGCATGGAAAAGGTGTTGACGTCCTTGTCGAGCTGATCCAGCAGAGCAATAGACTGAATGATCATGTTGTCCGAACGATGGACATTGAACTTGACCTTAGCACGGGAATAGCTATGGCCCAGACCCAGCTGAGCAACGCCAGCAGATTTGTCCGTAAATCCTGAGAAGAAAGAGCGAAACAAAACATTAGTTATTGAAATCTGTTTAAATTGCAGATCATCCTACCTTTGACCAACTTGGCGAAGTGGAAGCGTACACCGCGCAGAATTTCAGGAACTACACCGAAGTGACTGCACTGTACTCCAATGGCCTCAGTGATAGCTGCTCCCAGCTTAGCATCAGCAATGCCTAGGGTGcacttcttcttcttcagctTGGCGAAGAAATCATCGAGGAAACTAAGCAGATCCTGTGGCACAATACCCTCAGAGATGGCATTGATGTTTTCCAGGGCGGCGATGGCCGTCTTGAAGGGAGCAAATCCAGCCAGCTTCACTATCGAGTTGAACTTGGCAATGTCCGTAACGGAGGACTCTACCTGGGGCAGGAACATGGACACCTCCTCGAACTCCTTGACGGAGAAGAGCGAGAAGCCCGCTGCATGCTCGTAGAGCACATAGAGGTTCGACTGTGGGAGGGGAAAAATCACATAAATGATGGGCAACAATCAATTTGGTGTGGTGGCAAGCACATGTTTTGGAGGCCCTTTCGTCTGATACCAGTTTAGGTTAGCTTTTGCCGTATAAACACTTCACTGTTGCTCTTTTCATATAGCATAACTAGAAGGCAATAAATTTAGCATTTATATTTACCATATTTATGTCGAAAGTACACCGATTTTAttagtaaatatatatttattcacaAAATGCGGTGCTTCACTTGTTTTTCCACGTGCTATACTTCCCAATGTGACCAGAGTCTGTGAGGGGAAAAATACAGTAGCCCTTTTCAAAATACCGATGCAAGACCTGTTTTGATATTAGTGACATTTTTCGCAAGCTGGCCACGTTGATAAAAGACAGAGAAGGAAAGAAAGAGTCTGCGTGAaagcaattttatttttatttataacaaTTTTTGCGTTTATAAACAACTGAAATCCGTAGTTGCACTGCACACTATCTGGAGTTCAGTTTATCAGCTGTTGAGTTAGTGTAGCAGCGTGTCACCGAAAGCGCAACAAATATCGGATTCTTATACGTCCCCCATTTCGTTTAAAAACCTGCTGCAAAAATTCCTTTccagaaatttttttttaatttcattgttGCTTCGTATTGTGAGTTAATTGTGGGAATATTGGAGGAGAAAGACCCCAAACACCCAGACAAGCGGTGAGCTACTCGCCGAAAAAGTCCCAGCAGAAGCTTCCATTGCAATATTCGATTTGGAGCAGGTGAAAGGCAAAGGAGAACTGCATGGCCATGGACTTTTTGTTGTAAGTTCttcattgaaaaaaaatttaaaaaaaaaaaaaacaaatgcaaaaactacacaaaaaaatattcctcTTCAGAGGACAAAGAAAGCTTCGAATTCTCCCCTTCCTCGTCGCTGCTTTGTTCCCTACAAATTGCCCTGGCGGAGGTGGGGTTACTTCCCCAACTTCGTCTACAAAATGGGGTTGTTGGGGCCAAGACTAATtcgtttctttctctccagCGGCTCGCGTTCCAGCAAGACCTTTAAGCCAAAAAAGAATATACCCGAGGGCACACACCAATATGATCTCATGAAGCATGCAGCCGCCACTCTTGGCTCAGGCAATCTTCGCAATGCAGTGGCTCTTCCCGATGGCGAGGATCTCAACGAGTGGGTGGCTGTCAACAGTAAGTGCACCCTACCCATTCCAATTGGATCCGGAATTCTTATAAAATCTTTCTTCTTTTAGCTGTGGACTTTTTCAATCAGATCAACATGCTGTACGGCACCATAACAGAGTTCTGTACGGAGGAGAGCTGTGGTATTATGTCGGCGGGACCCAAGTACGAATACCATTGGGCGGATGGCCTGACTGTGAAGAAGCCCATCAAGTGTAGTGCCCCCAAGTATATTGACTACCTGATGACCTGGGTGCAAGACCAGCTGGACGATGAGACTTTGTTCCCTTCAAAGATCGGTGTCCCGTTCCCAAAGAACTTTCTCTCCTCCGCTAAGACCATACTGAAGCGTCTTTTCCGCGTCTACGCGCATATCTATCACCAACACTTCTCAGAAGTGGTGACGCTGGGCGAAGAGGCCCACCTCAATACGTCCTTTAAGCATTTTATCTTCTTCGTGCAGGAGTTTAACTTGATCGAGCGCCGCGAGCTGGCCCCTCTGCAGGAACTCATCGATAAGCTGACGGCAAAGGATGAGCGGCAGATATAGGAATCACTGCAGCTGGTGGACTCTGGAGGTGGTGGCAGTGGGAGTGATTCAGGAGGCGTTGGCATGCAGTTGGACTTGTGATGGGAGCGCTCCGGCAGACTTTAGTTAGTTACCGCCCTTCCCCTTCCTCGTTTATCGTTTATAGCTTTTAAGTTTCGTTCAGTGCTTCACGTGTTCCCactaaaaacataaacaaaccAGAAGAAAAACTATAGCGGGCTAAATGCTGATCAAGAGCAACaactatatttttatatgtgaAAAACgtaaatttaagaaatataaatcatatttatatatatgtaaaagAGAAAACTGAACAGCAGCCACAGCACGCCTTCTAATACTAACCCACACATACCCCGCTTGCAAGAATCATTATTACGTTCACAAACTATGCGTGTTTTCCTTGTTTATCGTTTTTCTTTctgtgtatgtatgtatgtatttattactattaaacTATCGCTATTTAGCTCGGCGTCGTGCAGCGAATTAAACGAAATGATTTTGTAATGCAAACCCCAGAAATGTGAGGCGGCGATGATCGTCGACAGCACCCAATAACTGATAATAATTGTAGACTTGATAAACATTTTTGATACGTTTTATACTAATAAAGAGAATATTATGAATTATGACACTCtttatttcaaaacaaaaacaaaatgggTTAGATTAACTAGGTGAATACCAAATACTTGATTGTGACgaataaactttaaaactatGGATTAATGGGGTATTATGGAATAGCTCTAGTTTGCTTCCTTATGACATGACAGCCGATATGCGCTTAGTGAGTATTTGCgcattttttgcacaaataatCTCTCGCATTTGGCTAATCGTCGTCTTATCACTGTCGCCACACTAACCCCAATCACTTGAGCTTGCTTTTGTATTTGTCTTGCTCCACATAGAAATC
This window contains:
- the LOC6499364 gene encoding nucleolar protein 56; the protein is MSNLYVLYEHAAGFSLFSVKEFEEVSMFLPQVESSVTDIAKFNSIVKLAGFAPFKTAIAALENINAISEGIVPQDLLSFLDDFFAKLKKKKCTLGIADAKLGAAITEAIGVQCSHFGVVPEILRGVRFHFAKLVKGFTDKSAGVAQLGLGHSYSRAKVKFNVHRSDNMIIQSIALLDQLDKDVNTFSMRIREWYSYHFPELVKIVPDNYMFAKTAKFIKDRKNLSQDQLDELEKIVMDSAKAQAIIDAAKMSMGMDISIVDLMNIELFAERVVKLSEYRKKLSTYLHNKMNLVAPNLQSLIGDQVGARLISHAGSLTNLAKYPASTVQILGAEKALFRALKTRSNTPKYGLIYHSSFIGRAGLKNKGRISRFLANKCSIASRIDCFLEQPTSVFGESLKQQVEDRLKFYESGDVPRKNIEVMKEAIEAVGQEAAASAQSDKKKKKKKRGAEEDTNGASNGNGAAEAEAENGNGNADGEPKKKKKKKNKNKEAVEA
- the LOC6501222 gene encoding MOB kinase activator-like 1; amino-acid sequence: MAMDFLFGSRSSKTFKPKKNIPEGTHQYDLMKHAAATLGSGNLRNAVALPDGEDLNEWVAVNTVDFFNQINMLYGTITEFCTEESCGIMSAGPKYEYHWADGLTVKKPIKCSAPKYIDYLMTWVQDQLDDETLFPSKIGVPFPKNFLSSAKTILKRLFRVYAHIYHQHFSEVVTLGEEAHLNTSFKHFIFFVQEFNLIERRELAPLQELIDKLTAKDERQI